The nucleotide sequence CAAGCATGCCGAGCGTCTCGCCATTGACGCAGGGCTTGTGCGTCTTGATGACGACTATCGCACCTTCGAACACCCCGCGATTCAGGCACTGCTGGCCAACCAGCGGATACTGGTGGGCTCCACCGGCAACCTTGGACTCAGCATCGGGATCATGAGTGCCCGACTCGGCTTTCGCGTCACCGTCCACATGTCGGCGGATGCCAAGCAGTGGAAGAAGGACCTGCTGCGCTCGCGTGGCGCAGAGGTCGTGGAGCACAGCGGCGATTACAGCAAGGCGGTCGAGGCTGGACGCCGGGAGGCGCAGCAGCCAGACGCCCACTTCATCGATGATGAAAGCTCGCGGGATCTGTTCATGGGCTACGCCACGGCAGCCAGCCGCCTCGCGCGGCAGCTCGAGGATCAGGGGATTGCCGTGGATGCCCGCCATCCGCTGTGCGTCTACCTGCCGTGTGGCGTCGGCGGCGGCCCGGGCGGCGTGGCCTACGGCCTCAAGCAGGTCTTCGGTGACGCCGTGCACTGCTTCTTCGCCGAGCCGGTCAATTCCCCCTGCATGCTGCTGGGCATGTTGACCGGGAAGCATGACGGCATCGCGGTGGAGGATATCGGACTGGACAATCGCACCTGTGCCGATGGCCTGGCGGTGGGGCGCGCCTCGGCCTTCGTCGGACAGGTGATGGCACCGCTGCTCAGTGGCATCTACACCCTGTCGGATGACAGCATGCTCGAATGGCTGGCGCTGGCGCATGACAGCGAAGGGCTCAAGCTTGAGCCGTCGGCGCTGGCCGGGGTGCCCGGCATCATCCGCGTGCTGCGCAATGACGCCCCCGAGTGGCACGCCTGGCGAGCGGCTGTCGGGCTGGATGACGGCGAAGTGCAGGCCAGCACCACCCATGTCATATGGGCCACCGGCGGCAGCATGGTGCCCGATGAGATCTGGCAGGCCGACTATCAGCGTGGCAAGGCGTTGCTGGCGACTGCCGGCAGATCAGGCGATGAACGCCTGCCATAACCACACGCCCGTCAGGGTCAGCCCGATCACGCCCAGCGGGCGTGAATAGCGTTGCCAGAGGGCCATCGCCTGATCCTCGACCAGTGCCACCAGGGCCGCCAGTCCGAAATAGCGCACTCCGCGCCCGACCAGTGCCGCCAGCAGGAACAGCCCGACCGGATACCCGCTGGCACCGGCGACCAGCATGGCGCTCTGGAAGGGAATCGGCACGATGCCGATCAGCATGATGGCGAGGAAGCCCTGCTCGCTGAAGCGCTGCTGGAAGGCTTCGAAGGCCTGCTGACCGCCGAAGAAGCTGATCAACCCATCGCCCCACGCCGCCAGTGCATAGGCCCCGAGATAGAACCCCAGCAGCGCCGCGGTGAGGTTGCCGGCCAATGCCACCGCGGCCACTCGCCAGCGGCGCTCGGGATGGCGCAGCATCCACGGGATCAGGATGACCTCGATGGGAATCGGGATCAAAAGGGTTTCCAGCATCGAGGCGATGAACAGCCACAGCATGGCGTGGCGGGATTGATTGAGGCGGTCGAGCCAATCACTCGCGGAAGAGAGTTTCCACATGAAGGCAGCACGTTGTCCTGAATGATGAGCTGACCACTTTGCCTTGAGTCCGCCCCGCTTGCCAGCCTGGCCACACGCCTGACCTCGAAGCCTGTTCTCAAGGCCAGCTCTCAAGATCAGCTCTCAAGGCCAGCTCTCAAACCCTGCGCGCTACTCGAAGCCTTCCAGACGCATGGCAGAGCGGATGAGCCGCTCATCTTCCGCTTCCAGCTCACGCAGACTGTCGCGAATGCCGTGCAGGTGGTCCAGCGCCGCTCTTTCGGCAGCGTCCGGCTGCTGGTCCATCACCGCACGATAGATGGCCGTGTGCTGAGCATTGATCTGGCCGCGGGGAATCGGCCGATGGTAGAGATTGCGCAGCGAGGCGAACACCGAGCTGAGCAGCAGGTCATTGATGCCCTTGAGCGTATGCACCAGCACCGGATTGTGGGATGCCTCACAGATGGCGTGGTGAAAGGCGTGGTCGTGACGCGCCAGCTGCTGGGCATCCGGCAGCGCCTCATCGCCCTGCGCTGAGGACGGAAAGTCCGGCGAATACTCGCGCACGCAGGCCGCCATTGCCTCGTAATGACGCCGGATCAGTACTCTATCCGCCGGCGTACCCCGCTGGGCGGCCAGTCGCGCCGACTGCCCCTCCAGCAGCGCGCGCACCTCGAGCAGGTCATACAAGGTGCGCGGCTGGTCCCGAAACAGGTGCATCAACGGACTGATATCGCCGCTCGGCAACAGCTGAGCGACGCTTGAGCCCTTGCCGTGGCGAGTCTCGATGATGCCCTTGCCACGCAACAGCCTCAGCCCCTCGCGCAGCGAGGCGCGTGAGATACCCAGTCGCTCACAGAGCCTGCGTTCCGAAGGAATCATCTGCCCCGGCTTGAGCACACCATCCAGTATCAACTGCTCGAGGCGCGCCGCCGCATGCTCCGGCGCACGCTGCTCACCGCACGCCATTCTCTCTGACACCTGCATCCCTGCCCCTCCCCTGATGAACCGGCCGAGCCAGCCCGGCTGGCCTCTCCCGGGGTGCTCGTCTCTCGTCTGCCGCTCGCCTGCCCACATGCGGCAAGGAGACTGCCGCCTTTCTCACTGGTCAGACCACGCTCTCTACCCTAGCGAGCTCTCCTGTCGCCAGCGACACCCGATGACATGAACTAGACGAATGTCTGGTCAGACCACTGTGGCTTCGCATGGACAAGGCGCAGCCCTCACTGCCAGATTGGAGACACACCCGCGCGTCG is from Cobetia marina and encodes:
- a CDS encoding D-serine ammonia-lyase; the encoded protein is MSATPHDLSALTLHHPEIATLRARREISWLNPGRLDITQAQASPALQASGVGEQDIEAAEARLARFAPWIAEAFPETAAASGRIESPLVAAPSLQQALGESLATPDTSHASGQTLPGRLMIKCDHQLPISGSIKARGGIHEVLKHAERLAIDAGLVRLDDDYRTFEHPAIQALLANQRILVGSTGNLGLSIGIMSARLGFRVTVHMSADAKQWKKDLLRSRGAEVVEHSGDYSKAVEAGRREAQQPDAHFIDDESSRDLFMGYATAASRLARQLEDQGIAVDARHPLCVYLPCGVGGGPGGVAYGLKQVFGDAVHCFFAEPVNSPCMLLGMLTGKHDGIAVEDIGLDNRTCADGLAVGRASAFVGQVMAPLLSGIYTLSDDSMLEWLALAHDSEGLKLEPSALAGVPGIIRVLRNDAPEWHAWRAAVGLDDGEVQASTTHVIWATGGSMVPDEIWQADYQRGKALLATAGRSGDERLP
- a CDS encoding YqaA family protein, which encodes MWKLSSASDWLDRLNQSRHAMLWLFIASMLETLLIPIPIEVILIPWMLRHPERRWRVAAVALAGNLTAALLGFYLGAYALAAWGDGLISFFGGQQAFEAFQQRFSEQGFLAIMLIGIVPIPFQSAMLVAGASGYPVGLFLLAALVGRGVRYFGLAALVALVEDQAMALWQRYSRPLGVIGLTLTGVWLWQAFIA
- the glcC gene encoding transcriptional regulator GlcC; translated protein: MQVSERMACGEQRAPEHAAARLEQLILDGVLKPGQMIPSERRLCERLGISRASLREGLRLLRGKGIIETRHGKGSSVAQLLPSGDISPLMHLFRDQPRTLYDLLEVRALLEGQSARLAAQRGTPADRVLIRRHYEAMAACVREYSPDFPSSAQGDEALPDAQQLARHDHAFHHAICEASHNPVLVHTLKGINDLLLSSVFASLRNLYHRPIPRGQINAQHTAIYRAVMDQQPDAAERAALDHLHGIRDSLRELEAEDERLIRSAMRLEGFE